A genomic region of Chryseobacterium sp. KACC 21268 contains the following coding sequences:
- a CDS encoding T9SS type A sorting domain-containing protein, with protein MKHQILFSALFLLGWGITNAQSSSNSSGGSLSGTDGSASYSLGNVFYKELSGGGGSTEPGTQVPYIITSTLGVNQSFIRLEMAVYPNPITDYLYLKIDFKDTGKYTSDLYDTKGSLLQTKDLKIEKTEIPMSSLPPGVYFLSVRENRKIIKTFKIIKK; from the coding sequence ATGAAACATCAAATTCTGTTCTCTGCTTTATTTTTATTGGGGTGGGGAATAACTAACGCACAGAGTTCATCTAATTCATCGGGCGGCTCATTGTCAGGTACAGACGGAAGTGCAAGTTACTCTTTGGGAAATGTTTTTTATAAAGAACTGTCAGGGGGTGGGGGCTCCACAGAACCAGGAACGCAGGTACCCTACATCATTACTTCTACCTTAGGAGTCAACCAAAGTTTTATCCGCCTTGAAATGGCTGTTTATCCGAATCCAATCACAGATTATCTCTACCTGAAAATCGATTTTAAAGATACAGGAAAATATACATCGGACCTTTATGATACAAAGGGATCACTGCTGCAAACAAAAGATCTAAAAATTGAGAAAACAGAAATTCCGATGTCATCCTTACCTCCTGGTGTCTATTTTTTGTCTGTTAGAGAAAACAGGAAAATCATCAAAACTTTTAAAATTATTAAAAAATAA